CTTAATATCCACTTGACCACAGTATCTTATTGACTATCTCGattcatttgaacaaattctgtaatTGCGAAAAACTGCTTAATACTCCAATGATATTATATTGATACAGTTATGGCAAAATTAACTGCTTCAAAAACGTACTACTAAAATGAAACAATCACATTGTTCTCTGGACATCACGTCCTTTGTTTCACTGTTACTttgtatattttcaataaaatatcagtgTATAAACTATTTATcctatacatttgtatttggatAAATATGGTAGGTCTAAATAAAGAGTGGTAATATGTTTGTTGCAGGTGAAGTCATCACTGGGATGCAAAAACATATCATAATGTATAAAAACATTCAATATACCATGTGCCTAGGAGAGAGAAGGTAACCCTATAGAATGTCTGCTATGAATGTGACTACAAAACCCAGGGCATCAGAAGTGTACGGGACCACATGGCAAAACAAACAGACGATTAAACATACATAAACCCAGGATCAAACGCGGCCTGTTTATAAAGACAAAGACTTTCATAACATACAGAGAGAACATAATTTGTATTGTACCAAAGGGGCTGTTCCAAAACGGACGCTGTGCTAAGCTTTCTGTTCATGTGCATTTCAGTATCTTTTATATGGAAATATTACAAGCATTTGCCCGCTTTGGTTTTTATTAGTTttgcataaataaaatataattattaatctATGTTACATTATTGGAATTAGAGAATGGACTTtacattggttaaaataaaagaGTAGTATAGGGGCCACTTTGTGTGTAAACaatcgggcgccatcttggatgacctagttactataattagtaactcatttgcatataagaattcataataagtgcgcgtgtgcggcggccattttgaattctaatgacgtatttatgaaaatgagaatgtcttgtatacttatctagggcgtgttcgcgcacatcgagggtcagccctacaggtcacaatagcctaaatagttttccctatatattctatataaaactgacttttttcaaagagctaccaaacatagctagacccatttcagagaacaaatccttacctcattttaaagagttatgataaaactgatataaaatgaagagaaaagtaggtgTCATGTATCTtcaagagagatttctctggtcacattactgtaaactgacatcaaaatcacacttctgtgacccggaagtactactcatactaaaattgagcttgacttcaccgaatacaaGCTGCTTTCCcacgtttcctaccaaaatgtcaacaatacatccacagtgaaatttaaacaaaaactagcctcaatttagacctctgttaagcaaaaaattagtattcaaatacctggcagccattacgcgactagaccagatggctcacacgctggttccttttagtttagttaggccgggagataacacgaaaacaaagctatacgcatgcgttataaagaacctcttgtaaaatcattcgaaagaaaatgtataatataattacgtactgctgaccagtcattaaaactatacgagaatacctatttataaaatgaaattaaaagacaaactattacGCACTCAACGGATGTTAACTCAtcgatatcccacgctaaaatgaaccaacactcTTTATccgtttagaatacagattaataccgtcgtttctaaacataaaatagccaatcagaaggcagggAAACAAACCAATAAAACgtctccaataaagtcgttttgaccaatgaaaacgtcgaaattttaaccaatcgaCGCTCGATATTATTAATgaatgacatcgcgaattcagaaagcgaatcgtatataagagagtgcacagccgtccattggaattcatacgggtgacatggaaaactttaccgttaacaCTTTCACCGGCGCAGACGAATTTTGCGGGGATCAGGCGTTCTCTTCTGCAAACGATAACggtaagtctgaatactgatctgagaataaactattttgacaggcttaaatccgtactataacgtacaaatacgatgattttacatagcgcgatttatgagcgcattaatataatgattacaatttctttaataaacccgatacgaaatacaatagaaataactaaattattcatacaacttaccagtccggataaattcgcctaatgaatcaatggttgaatagaaatatcgtttcactaccaacagccgatcggaatgcattattttgacaagcggtaacgtttttccaatacaggttgagacacgtatcgctttacgtctactccacgctacacatatattgattttaaacagcgccgttaacgctttatacataattatagaaatgattatagcaaaatgtcatgaatttacccgatacgaaaatgaaacagaaatacctaatttaatcgttcatacaacttacctgtccggataaattcgcctaatgaatcaaatctttagatggttgaatagaaatatcgtttcactaccaacagccaatcggaatgcaatattttgacaagcggtaacgtttttccaatacaggttgagacacgtatcgctttacgtctactccgcgctatatatttatcgattttaaacagcgcgttaacgctttatacataattatagaaatgattatagcaaaatgtctttaataaacccgatacgaaaaatgaaatagaaatacctaatttaatcgttcatacagcataaaccgtgatgtgcgctTTACTAGATCCTCTAttcgaatgatatttacctgtagaactccagtatataacacatcactaccaacagccaatcggaatgcagtattttgacaagcggtaacattttcccaatacacctgacaggttaagacccgtatcgctttacatctactccacgctatagtgtagatatatattgattttaaacagcgcgttaacgctttatgcataagtatagaaatgattatagcaaaatgtcattaatttaccagatacgaaaatgaaacagaaatacctaatttaatcgttcatacagcaacAACCGTTGTGTGCATTGTACCTGAGATCCTTTaatcgaatgatatttacctgtataTAACACTTTACTACCTGCagccaatcaggaagcagaattttgacaagcgatagcacGGATCGACTTTGTTTTCCAATACTGAGATAAAACCGCAGGGAAAGTTTAATATTTGTCCTTTAAATAagaattattgaaaataagtgtATTAGTGCCTCTTGTCTGGTTTTTACCGGTTTAATCCGGTATTACTATTTTAACTGACCGATCAGAATTGAGATAAATGACGTTCTTACTAAAAATACAAACCTCCTTTTGAAATCGAGGCTTTGTGGTGAGTATATAAGAACGCGCTCGAGTCAGTTAAATCATTCTAGCTTTAGAATTCATACCTGCAACATGGAAAACTTTGATACTATCGTGAATACTTTTACTGATGCAGATGAGCTGATGAATTTTGCGGCTACGTGGGGGATACAGGATTCCCCGGGAGTGCGGTTCCGTTTGTTTCAATTGAGGAACCCACAATACAGTAATGACTTTGTCGATGAAGAATTGAATAACATACTTCAACATTTTGGAGAGCCAACCGATTTGGAATTGGCCCTGGAATACCTAAGAGAACAAGAAGAGATAGAACAGTGCGTGAAAGCTTTACTCTTTGATGAAGAAATGAACGAGATAGCAAACACGTGTATGAACGATGGGGAGTGGAACCCTACATCGCCAGGGATACAGATAGGGGGCGGAGAAGAGCTTCAGCCGGGTCCTTCTCATAGACACGACCCTCAGGGACTTCAGTATACCATAcgaaagaaaaaggaaagaacATATGCGAAAAGCGCTGCAGTCGATCGTACGTATCAAGTCAAGATCAATGAACAGTATAGAGGAGAGAGACTAGAAGATGTGAGACAAGGTCTCCATCAAATGTTTGACGACGTGTTAGAGGAAGCCCGGGGCGATTTGGCGGGGAACGATTTAGGGCGTGTTGTTATACATCACCAAGGGTTACACGATCCGATTGTCGTTCCCCTCCAACCCTGGGACGAACTCAATGCCGATAAAGTGATGGGGACTATCGAGAAAGTGCTCAACAGTAATAAAGACCTTTGCATTGATGAAAGTTTTGACATATCAGTAGGATCCATTGATTTACCAAAAGGAGGGGCTAGACGAAGAATCACTAAACTCAAAGGAAAAAATAACTCGTTACAGTTAAAAACATCTATAGTCACCATAGAAAATGACGATCAGATGTGTATGGCGAGAGCGATTGGAGTCAGCTGGGCCAAATTAAAAAGATGTACCCAAGATGAATGGAAAGAAATAACCAaaaacagacaaaagaaaagTAATCTCCAGCTGGTACTAGAACATCAAAAAGTGCCAGAAAGTTATTATAAGGACCTCACAAGAAAGAATCTtaagcaacaacaacaattagcAATAGCCATTAGTCAATTGGCAGGAGTTTCTTTGGACAGACCAGCGAGTTTAGAAGATATCACTGCGTTTGAAGAAGTCCTTGGAGTACGAGTGATGCTGATCAGCGCCATGTTGGGCAATAAATTCTTAACAAGCCCCAGTTCCGACGAGCGCCCATGCATTTACATATACTTAGTGCACGACTCTCACTTTAATGCTATTACAAGTATAACCGGGTTTTTTAGCGCTAGATATTTTTGCGAAAAATGCctcaaacattacaataacaaagaAAGACACCAGTGCGAAACACACTGTATCATCTGTAAAAGAGACCATTGCCCCAAAACGGAAAATGAAGTGACTTGCGGAGATTGTAATATGGACTGTAGATCAGAAGAGTGttatcaaaaacataaacaaataccaatacacaagaaaggaaaaaataaaggaaaacccAGCGGAACCTCACAATGCGACAAATGGTGGAAGTGCCCTTCATGCTATAAAGTAAATAGGTTAGATCAACGAAAAAAAGATGAACACCAGTGCGGAGAGTATATGTGTAGTTCGTGTAACGAATATGTTTTGGAAGGACATTTGTGTTATTTAAGAGCCACCCCGGCGAAAGAAGATCACATTCCgaagtttatattttttgatttCGAGTGTAGCCAGGATGAAACATCAGTGTGTGAAAATGGATATGTACCtaatagaaaaaatgattgtAAAGACTGCCAATCGCAACAGGTATGTAAATCTTGCtccaaatgtcaaaattgtaaaacGTCATGGTGCGGTAAAACCACGCATCGTCCCAATTTTGTAGTGGCCCATACGGTGTGTCCGGAATGCATTGATAAAGAATTAACGCCCGAGTCTGTATGTAAAAAATGCGGTACCCGTTGCGACGAATGTGACAACTCAGAGTTGCCTGCTAACGAAGATGAAGGGCCATGCCCCGGAACATGCGGGTTTAGAGAAGTCACGTTTGAAGGAACGGATACCGCGGAAAAATTTGGTCAATGGTTGTTTTCTGAACAGCATCAATATTTTAAAGTTGTTGCCCACAATATGAAAGGCTACGACGGCTATTTCCTTTTAGAATATCTTATAGACCAATCCCTTAGACCCGACAAAATCATTTATAGCGGATCAAAAATTATGTACATGACGTTGGAGCGAGATTTACATATTAAAGTGATTGACAGTCTCAATTTTTTACCCATGAAATTATCTGCGTTACCGAAAGCCTTTGGATTAGATGAATTGAAAAAGGGGTGGTTCCCTCATTATTTTAATACGAAAGAAAACCAAAATTATATAGGGTCATACCCAGAGGCTAAATATTACGGGCATGATTTTATGAGTGAGAGAGAGAGATCTGATTTGTTAGCATGGTTGAGTGAGAGAAAGAATGATACGTTcgattttagaaaagaaatgttGGAATATTGTAGAAGCGATGTTGATATTTTGAGACAAGCGTGTTTAAAATTTAGAGAATTATTGATGAATGCTACGGGTGAAAGAGAGTTTGAAGTAAATGAGAAAGGGCAGGAAGAAGAAAAGTTAGTACGGGCCGTAGATCCATTCGATTCCGTGACTATAGCTTCCGTCTGCATGAACGTATTTAGAACCAAATTTTTAGAAGAagaatggaaagtaaaattagaGGGCGAAAATGATTGGGTACCCGCAAAATTAGTAGACGGAAAGCTGTATGTATTTGACGAAAACGAATGGATCCGCGAAACCGAACTGACGGAAAAGGAAGTGAGAGAGAAAAAGTTTGTACGTACATTGATAGCGAAAATTCCTCCCGGTGGTTACAATGATCAATACAGTAAAATCTCTATCGAATGGTTAGAATGGTTGGCGcatactaaaaatatcaaaattcaacacGCGCTAAATATTGgcgaaaaatctttaccaggtacacgATATAAATTAGATGGGTATTGCGAAGAAACAAACACCGCGTATGAGTACCACAGTTGCATCTACCACGGATGTAGAGATTGTTTCACCGATAATCGCGAAAATACGTGTCATCCGCTCACCAATCAATCATTAGACGAACTATTCGCGTTGACAATGAAAAAAAAGCTTACATAGAACAATTAGGAATGAAATACGTTTGTATTTGGGACCACGAATTCAGAAAACGAAAGAATCAAAATTCTGAGATGAAGCGTTTCATTGATAATTTAGATTTAACAGACAGATTAGATCCTAGGGAAAGTTTCTTCGGGGGACGCACCAATGCCAGTAAACTCTACCACAAAGTTGATGAAAGTGAACGAATCAAGTACGTTGATTTCACTAGTTTGTATCCTTGGGTCAACAAGTATTGCCAGTATCCTGTAGGTCACCCCGTCATAATAACGAAAGATTTCAGTGACATAAATGAGTACTTTGGCATCGCCAAAGTTAAAATTGTACCACCAAGAGGTCTATACCATCCCGTCCTtccttataggtcaaatggcaaaCTGAAATTTCCTTTATGTAGAACCTGCGCGGATACTGAAAACCAAAACCCTTGCGATTGCCCCGATGATGATAGAGCGTTAACTGGCACGTGGTGTACTCCGGAGATTCAGACCGCTTTAAGACTAGGTTATACCATTAAGAAAATATACGAAGTATACCACTGGGAGGAAACTACTCAATATGACCCTAAAACCAGCGAAGGGGGACTGTTTGCCAATTACATAAACACGTTTTTAAAGTTTAAGCAAGAGGCAAGCGGCTCCCCTGACTGgatacaaaatgaacaagacATGATGAATTACATAACTCAATATATGGAGAAAGAGGGTGTTTCGTTGGATCGGTCAAACATAAGGAAGAATCCGGGTTTGAGAGCGCTGGCTAAACTATGTCTCAATAGCTTTTGGGGTAAGTTTGGTCAACGTCTCAATATGCGTCAGACAGAGTTCTTTCACGAAACGCAGGCAAACCTTTTCTTCCAATTGTTTTCCGATCCGACGAAACAACCGCTTAATTTTCATATCCTT
This window of the Mercenaria mercenaria strain notata chromosome 5, MADL_Memer_1, whole genome shotgun sequence genome carries:
- the LOC123540056 gene encoding uncharacterized protein LOC123540056 is translated as MKYVCIWDHEFRKRKNQNSEMKRFIDNLDLTDRLDPRESFFGGRTNASKLYHKVDESERIKYVDFTSLYPWVNKYCQYPVGHPVIITKDFSDINEYFGIAKVKIVPPRGLYHPVLPYRSNGKLKFPLCRTCADTENQNPCDCPDDDRALTGTWCTPEIQTALRLGYTIKKIYEVYHWEETTQYDPKTSEGGLFANYINTFLKFKQEASGSPDWIQNEQDMMNYITQYMEKEGVSLDRSNIRKNPGLRALAKLCLNSFWGKFGQRLNMRQTEFFHETQANLFFQLFSDPTKQPLNFHILSNDMLQVEWQFKRDCQPEDNKTNIYLATFTTCWARLKLYSVLEKLDRRVLYYDTDSVIYVSRPGQYDPPLGDYLGELTDELDGGEYIVEFVSGGPKNYAYKTSKNKETCKVRGFTLNYKNSQLINFESVKDIVVDPKGCPSITVTNPRKICRDKRKRKIVNREENKKYQEVYTKRRKIADFDTEPYGY